The following proteins are encoded in a genomic region of Populus trichocarpa isolate Nisqually-1 chromosome 13, P.trichocarpa_v4.1, whole genome shotgun sequence:
- the LOC7478985 gene encoding ALBINO3-like protein 2, chloroplastic isoform X2, with protein sequence MTASNLMLSALRRSRPLSTLSRLLANPNPNPNYNSLASQPAIPSRNSLASFHFPSCQSFSTRTDDDSDFLASESPTASEPINFELDTVTEGVVNGSNVFEESIFPVGALLESCHDLTGLPWWIIIASSTLAMRMTLFPLLVLQMYKIKQISLCFPKLPPLLPPPLSGRSYWEQITIFRKERRAICCPPFSWFLAYLSVQFPCFLLWMTSIRRMSLNNHPGFDCGGTLWFQNLTEFPHGGLAFIFPLLVAGLHYVNVQLSFDRSSIQNTGGLLGLLSKYYKYYLIFLTLPMFFIGYCIPQQVSLKHPVVGATLGLLNKDSPKTPAISEEMVTPESVSLDSSTKWRKVSPENLSPDELLVLSVQLLSSGHRDRAISMLQMALKKDPNHIKALIVMGHTLLQEGLHAEATDHLERAISKLFLAGHPTAEDVNHLILTLQWAGVACISQGNKARGIVHLERVASLEEPEDPKSKAHYFDGLLLLASALSREGRKAEAVKYLRLVVAYDPSRKDFLEECENDEDSFVGDLVSSRRGDY encoded by the exons ATGACAGCTTCCAATCTTATGCTCTCTGCCCTCCGTCGTTCTCGTcctctctctactctctctcgTCTCCTCGCAAACCCTAATCCTAACCCTAACTATAACTCGCTCGCTTCACAACCAGCAATACCATCTCGCAACTCACTCGCCTCTTTTCATTTCCCCTCCTGTCAATCCTTCTCGACTCGTACAGATGACGACTCCGATTTTTTGGCTTCTGAGTCACCTACCGCGTCAGAACCTATCAATTTTGAACTCGATACTGTAACGGAGGGAGTGGTCAATGGTAGTAATGTTTTTGAAGAGTCGATTTTTCCGGTTGGTGCGTTGCTTGAGTCGTGTCATGATCTCACTGGCCTCCCTTG GTGGATAATCATTGCTTCATCAACATTGGCAATGAGAATGACGTTGTTTCCTTTACTCGTTTTGCAAATGTACAAGATAAAGCAAATCTCACTGTGTTTTCCTAAAT TGCCCCCTCTATTGCCACCACCTCTATCAGGAAGGAGCTATTGGGaacaaattacaatttttagaAAGGAAAGACGAGCGATTTGCTGCCCCCCATTTTCATGGTTTCTCGCATACCTTTCTGTACAG TTCCCTTGCTTTCTCTTGTGGATGACCAGTATTCGAAGAATGTCTTTGAATAATCATCCTGGGTTTGATTGT GGTGGCACTCTATGGTTTCAAAATTTGACTGAATTTCCTCATGGTGGTTTAGCCTTCATCTTTCCACTCCTTGTTGCAGGCTTGCACTATGTTAATGTTCAG ctcTCCTTTGATAGATCTTCTATTCAAAACACGGGTGGCCTGTTGGGCTTATTATCAAAA TACTACAAGTATTATCTGATATTTTTGACGCTGCCTATGTTTTTCATTGGTTACTGCATTCCACAG CAAGTGTCTCTCAAACATCCTGTTGTGGGTGCTACATTAGGGTTACTCAACAAGGATTCTCCAAAAACCCCTGCAATTTCTGAAGAAATGGTTACACCAGAATCGGTGTCTTTGGATTCATCAACAAAGTGGCGCAAGGTTTCACCAGAAAATTTATCACCTGATGAACTACTAGTA CTGTCAGTTCAATTGTTATCCAGTGGGCATAGAGACAGAGCTATTTCTATGTTGCA AATGGCACTTAAAAAGGACCCTAACCACATAAAGGCTTTAATTGTAATGGGGCATACTCTACTTCAAGAAGGACTCCATGCAGAGGCTACTGACCATTTGGAGCGTGCCATTTCCAAG CTCTTTCTTGCTGGCCATCCAACAGCTGAAGATGTCAATCATCTGATCCTTACGTTGCAATGGGCAGGTGTTGCCTGTATAAGTCAG GGAAATAAGGCCAGAGGAATTGTGCACTTAGAAAGGGTGGCTAGTCTAGAAGAACCAGAGGACCCTAAAAGCAAAGCCCACTACTTTGATGGTTTGTTATTGCTTGCGAG
- the LOC7478985 gene encoding ALBINO3-like protein 2, chloroplastic isoform X1 — protein sequence MTASNLMLSALRRSRPLSTLSRLLANPNPNPNYNSLASQPAIPSRNSLASFHFPSCQSFSTRTDDDSDFLASESPTASEPINFELDTVTEGVVNGSNVFEESIFPVGALLESCHDLTGLPWWIIIASSTLAMRMTLFPLLVLQMYKIKQISLCFPKLPPLLPPPLSGRSYWEQITIFRKERRAICCPPFSWFLAYLSVQFPCFLLWMTSIRRMSLNNHPGFDCGGTLWFQNLTEFPHGGLAFIFPLLVAGLHYVNVQLSFDRSSIQNTGGLLGLLSKYYKYYLIFLTLPMFFIGYCIPQGSLVYWVTNSSFTVIQQVSLKHPVVGATLGLLNKDSPKTPAISEEMVTPESVSLDSSTKWRKVSPENLSPDELLVLSVQLLSSGHRDRAISMLQMALKKDPNHIKALIVMGHTLLQEGLHAEATDHLERAISKLFLAGHPTAEDVNHLILTLQWAGVACISQGNKARGIVHLERVASLEEPEDPKSKAHYFDGLLLLASALSREGRKAEAVKYLRLVVAYDPSRKDFLEECENDEDSFVGDLVSSRRGDY from the exons ATGACAGCTTCCAATCTTATGCTCTCTGCCCTCCGTCGTTCTCGTcctctctctactctctctcgTCTCCTCGCAAACCCTAATCCTAACCCTAACTATAACTCGCTCGCTTCACAACCAGCAATACCATCTCGCAACTCACTCGCCTCTTTTCATTTCCCCTCCTGTCAATCCTTCTCGACTCGTACAGATGACGACTCCGATTTTTTGGCTTCTGAGTCACCTACCGCGTCAGAACCTATCAATTTTGAACTCGATACTGTAACGGAGGGAGTGGTCAATGGTAGTAATGTTTTTGAAGAGTCGATTTTTCCGGTTGGTGCGTTGCTTGAGTCGTGTCATGATCTCACTGGCCTCCCTTG GTGGATAATCATTGCTTCATCAACATTGGCAATGAGAATGACGTTGTTTCCTTTACTCGTTTTGCAAATGTACAAGATAAAGCAAATCTCACTGTGTTTTCCTAAAT TGCCCCCTCTATTGCCACCACCTCTATCAGGAAGGAGCTATTGGGaacaaattacaatttttagaAAGGAAAGACGAGCGATTTGCTGCCCCCCATTTTCATGGTTTCTCGCATACCTTTCTGTACAG TTCCCTTGCTTTCTCTTGTGGATGACCAGTATTCGAAGAATGTCTTTGAATAATCATCCTGGGTTTGATTGT GGTGGCACTCTATGGTTTCAAAATTTGACTGAATTTCCTCATGGTGGTTTAGCCTTCATCTTTCCACTCCTTGTTGCAGGCTTGCACTATGTTAATGTTCAG ctcTCCTTTGATAGATCTTCTATTCAAAACACGGGTGGCCTGTTGGGCTTATTATCAAAA TACTACAAGTATTATCTGATATTTTTGACGCTGCCTATGTTTTTCATTGGTTACTGCATTCCACAG gGAAGTCTAGTCTACTGGGTTACCAATAGTTCATTTACTGTAATCCAG CAAGTGTCTCTCAAACATCCTGTTGTGGGTGCTACATTAGGGTTACTCAACAAGGATTCTCCAAAAACCCCTGCAATTTCTGAAGAAATGGTTACACCAGAATCGGTGTCTTTGGATTCATCAACAAAGTGGCGCAAGGTTTCACCAGAAAATTTATCACCTGATGAACTACTAGTA CTGTCAGTTCAATTGTTATCCAGTGGGCATAGAGACAGAGCTATTTCTATGTTGCA AATGGCACTTAAAAAGGACCCTAACCACATAAAGGCTTTAATTGTAATGGGGCATACTCTACTTCAAGAAGGACTCCATGCAGAGGCTACTGACCATTTGGAGCGTGCCATTTCCAAG CTCTTTCTTGCTGGCCATCCAACAGCTGAAGATGTCAATCATCTGATCCTTACGTTGCAATGGGCAGGTGTTGCCTGTATAAGTCAG GGAAATAAGGCCAGAGGAATTGTGCACTTAGAAAGGGTGGCTAGTCTAGAAGAACCAGAGGACCCTAAAAGCAAAGCCCACTACTTTGATGGTTTGTTATTGCTTGCGAG